In a genomic window of Hippoglossus stenolepis isolate QCI-W04-F060 chromosome 17, HSTE1.2, whole genome shotgun sequence:
- the LOC118124800 gene encoding ras-related protein Rab-25 gives MGSDDSYNFVFKVVLIGESGVGKSNILSRFTKNEFNHDSRTTIGVEFSTRTVQLDNFSIKAQIWDTAGLERYRAITSAYYRGAVGALLVYDITKHLTYESAERWLKELFDHADPHMVVMLVGNKRDLENLRTVPKEEARDFAEKKGLMFMETSALDSTNVEAAFNEVLSEIHRKVASREVTRGSISAVTLSSPIGLASEAQDEHKGCCKS, from the exons ATGGGGTCTGATGATTCGTACAACTTTGTCTTTAAAG TGGTTTTGATAGGGGAGTCTGGTGTAGGAAAAAGCAATATTCTGTCCCGCTTCACCAAAAATGAGTTCAATCACGACAGCCGCACAACCATCGGTGTCGAGTTCAGCACGCGGACAGTTCAGCTGGACAACTTCTCCATCAAAGCTCAAATCTGGGACACGGCGGGGCTGGAGCGCTACAGGGCCATCACCTCAGc GTATTACAGGGGAGCGGTCGGGGCCCTGTTGGTCTATGACATCACCAAGCACCTGACCTATGAGAGCGCCGAGCGGTGGCTGAAGGAGCTGTTCGACCACGCGGACCCTCACATGGTGGTCATGCTGGTGGGGAACAAGAGAGACCTGGAGAACCTCAGGACCGTGCCCAAAGAGGAGGCCAGGGACTTTGCAG AGAAGAAAGGTTTAATGTTTATGGAAACATCAGCGTTGGACTCCACCAACGTCGAGGCTGCTTTCAATGAAGTCCTCTCTG agatCCATAGGAAGGTGGCCAGCAGAGAGGTGACCCGCGGCTCCATTAGTGCTGTAACTCTATCCAGCCCCATTGGGCTGGCCAGCGAGGCACAGGACGAGCACAAAGGCTGCTGCAAGAGCTAA